In Brachypodium distachyon strain Bd21 chromosome 2, Brachypodium_distachyon_v3.0, whole genome shotgun sequence, one genomic interval encodes:
- the LOC100823869 gene encoding uncharacterized protein LOC100823869: protein MRQERQEKQRTAMVAGASPSASGNAPPPQQRHHAAVYFGLSCALAALRHGHAATRSTGCDLGVASRQCRWSRARELALQGKVRELEAQADELRRRRAEDARANEKVAGIFAAHEQRWFAERKSLRRQAHAVAAAARAREARHEEAAAALRRQLEDQQRAAVLRDEEAKRREEEAQEKLRAAEQAGEELRERATKDAADLRNHQAELEAELKEAMSRRDEAVATAAEVSMEAARVRREAEHKDKILSAVLRKSRMDMEDREMLVREVKAGKVRRKQAEMEAERWRKIAESSSSSRHRRGSARPGCSDRLVAAPDAIAAHDTKILFVDHVGTDGKKDRQAKELLATVECVDRYPSHVDDKPVVEEYQDLQEWFHMETERYTTMIRHRHSSELEAFTEQLRLKDEKLEAFRWRAASKDVEVARLRCRIQELEGRLSKHEQHGAGIEALLLDRESENTSLKEKLVAFQFPRALDSETSPPAEDGDDASEHCIPCSPVKIQRRDPSRESTGLSFPAQNFEDTEIRSTYARHDHAEIVELNESVLPDDHKAFDMEAMEVYHISVGSNDMPASARGSIDEDRPVIPTDQPHTSEIEEAYTEPGNVRVRTSTSGYSETTSDVADQKPSAWRVDIHALAVSYKIKRLKQQQIVLEKLAAAAEGGKEATMSNEASGSSSRQQPRSYQLMISFVSKHVKRYQSLEDKIDDLCKRMEESKRNEGRGREGDREQSAALGRFLEETFQLQRYMVATGQKLLEMQSRVATNLARSCEGGGNNGDGVDTARFMDVVGALLRDVQRGLEVRIARIIGDLEGTLTFHGILQAT, encoded by the exons ATGAGGCAAGAACGGCAGGAGAAGCAGCGTACAGCCATGGTTGCTGGCGCGTCGCCCTCGGCCTCCGGGaatgcgccgccgccgcagcagcgaCACCACGCCGCCGTCTACTTCGGCCTTTCCTGCGCGCTCGCCGCGCTGCGTCACGGCCACGCGGCTACCCGGTCCACCGGCTGTGATCTTGGGGTGGCAAGCCGGCAATGCCGCTGGTCGCGCGCGCGGGAGCTGGCGCTGCAGGGGAAGGTTCGCGAGCTGGAGGCCCAGGCCGACGagctccggcggaggagggcggaGGACGCCAGGGCGAACGAGAAGGTGGCGGGCATCTTCGCGGCGCACGAGCAGCGGTGGTTCGCCGAGCGCAAGTCGCTGCGGCGGCAGgcccacgccgtcgccgccgcggcccgcgcCCGCGAGGCCAGGCACGAGGAGGCCGCTGCGGCGCTAAGgcggcagctggaggaccAGCAGCGCGCCGCGGTGCTCAGGGACGAGGAGGCTAAGaggcgcgaggaggaggcccaggagaagctgagggcggcggagcaggcagGGGAGGAGCTGCGGGAGCGCGCCACCAAGGACGCCGCCGATCTGCGGAATCACCAGGCGGAGCTCGAGGCTGAGCTTAAGGAGGCGATGTCGCGCCGTGACGAGGccgtggcgacggcggcggaggtctccatggaggcggcgcgggtgcggcgggaggcggagcaCAAGGACAAGATCCTGTCGGCGGTGCTGCGCAAGTCCAGGATGGACATGGAGGACAGGGAGATGCTGGTGCGGGAGGTGAAGGCCGGCAAGGTCAGGCGGAAGCAggcggagatggaggcggagCGCTGGCGCAAGATTGCggagtcctcctcctcctcccgccacCGGAGGGGATCGGCCAGGCCGGGGTGCTCCGACAGGCTTGTTGCCGCCCCCGACGCCATTGCTGCGCACGACACCAAGATACTGTTCGTGGACCATGTGGGGACGGATGGCAAGAAAGACCGGCAGGCCAAAGAGCTGCTGGCCACCGTCGAGTGCGTCGATCGCTATCCCAGCCATGTTGACGACAAGCCCG TTGTGGAGGAGTACCAGGACCTGCAGGAGTGGTTCCACATGGAGACCGAGAGGTACACGACCATGATCAGGCACCGGCACAGCTCCGAGCTGGAGGCCTTCACGGAGCAGCTCAGGCTCAAGGACGAGAAGCTGGAGGCGTTCCGGTGGCGGGCCGCGAGCAAGGACGTCGAGGTGGCACGGCTCCGGTGCCGGATCCAGGAGCTTGAAGGGAGGCTGTCGAAGCACGAGCAGCACGGCGCCGGGATAGAAGCCCTGCTTCTGGACAGGGAGAGCGAGAACACGTCACTCAAGGAGAAGCTCGTGGCGTTCCAGTTTCCGCGGGCTCTCGACTCGGAGACCTCTCCTCCTGCTGAAGACGGCGATGACGCTAGCGAGCATTGCATCCCGTGTTCACCGGTGAAGATCCAGAGAAGGGATCCATCAAGAGAATCCACCGGATTGTCATTCCCGGCACAGAATTTTGAGGACACTGAGATCAGGAGTACCTATGCTCGTCATGATCATGCAGAGATCGTGGAGCTGAATGAGTCAGTTCTACCGGATGATCACAAGGCATTTGACATGGAGGCAATGGAGGTTTACCATATCTCAGTTGGGAGCAATGACATGCCCGCCTCGGCGAGGGGGTCGATCGATGAAGACCGTCCTGTCATCCCGACGGATCAGCCACACACGTCTGAAATCGAGGAAGCCTACACCGAGCCCGGCAACGTGCGCGTTAGAACCAGCACCAGTGGCTACTCGGAAACGACCTCTGACGTTGCTGACCAGAAGCCCTCTGCTTGGAGGGTGGACATCCACGCTCTCGCCGTGTCCTACAAAATCAAGAGgctgaagcagcagcagatcgTGCTGGAGaagctggctgctgctgctgaaggAGGCAAGGAAGCAACAATGAGCAACGAGGCCAGtggtagcagcagcaggcagcagcccAGGAGCTACCAGCTGATGATCTCCTTCGTGAGCAAGCACGTCAAGCGATACCAGTCACTCGAGGACAAGATCGACGACCTCTGCAAGAGAATG GAGGAGAGCAAAAGGAACGAGGGGCGGGGGAGGGAGGGCGACAGGGAGCAGAGTGCCGCGCTAGGGCGGTTCCTGGAGGAAACGTTCCAGCTGCAGCGCTACATGGTGGccacggggcagaagctgctGGAGATGCAGTCCAGGGTCGCCACGAACCTCGCGCGCTCCTGTGAAGGTGGAGGCAACAATGGCGACGGCGTGGACACGGCAAGGTTCATGGACGTCGTTGGGGCACTGCTGAGAGACGTGCAGAGGGGGCTCGAGGTGCGGATCGCGCGAATCATCGGGGACCTTGAGGGCACGCTCACCTTCCATGGCATCCTGCAAGCCACCTGA
- the LOC100829903 gene encoding V-type proton ATPase subunit F has translation MAGRANIPANSSALIAIIADEDTVTGFLMAGVGNVDLRKKTNYLLVDNKTTVKQIEDAFKEFTAREDIAIVLISQYIANMIRFLVDSYNKPIPAILEIPSKDHPYDPANDSVLSRVKYLFSADSVASDRR, from the exons ATGGCGGGGAGGGCCAATATCCCGGCGAACAGCTCCGCACTCATCGCCATCATCGCTGACGAG GACACTGTCACTGGGTTTCTGATGGCTGGAGTTGGCAATGTTGATCTGCgcaagaaaacaaattacctTCTTGTGGATAACA AAACGACAGTAAAACAGATTGAAGATGCATTTAAAGAGTTCACTGCAAGGGAGGATATTGCTATTGTGCTCATCAGCCAATAT ATTGCAAACATGATAAGGTTTCTGGTCGATAGCTACAACAAGCCAATTCCTGCTATATTGGAAATCCCTTCCAAGGACCATCCGTATGATCCAGCGAATGATTCGGTCCTTTCTCGCGTGAAGTATCTGTTTTCTGCTGACTCAGTTGCTTCTGATAGGCGATGA